Proteins found in one Streptomyces sp. Q6 genomic segment:
- a CDS encoding DUF932 domain-containing protein produces the protein MAHEIEKFADGTAAFASARKSAWHGLGTVTTSAMDAEEAMSLASLSGWNVRKVGLTASEFTPDGLTSIEVPEHFASVRTHPKTGRPETLGVVGSDYHPVQNEEHAEFLNLLADESGAHFETAGSLKNGRQVFLTMKMPQGMTVGGTDRTDLYIAAFNSHDGSAAFRVVVTPIRVVCANTQRAAINGAKSAYTVRHTAGAKARIAQARQALGLTFQYADEFEKAAERMIQAEMTLAELRTVVDKVFPMKTGGKQALANRNARWGKISHLFQYADTQAGIRGTRWAGYNAITEYVNHVAPARARTEADKARNRAERIINGSADAYMERAFALTTV, from the coding sequence GTGGCTCACGAGATCGAGAAGTTCGCCGACGGCACCGCCGCGTTCGCCAGCGCCCGCAAGAGCGCCTGGCACGGTCTGGGAACGGTCACCACGTCCGCGATGGACGCCGAGGAAGCCATGAGCCTTGCGTCACTGTCCGGGTGGAACGTGCGCAAGGTCGGCCTGACCGCCTCCGAGTTCACCCCGGACGGATTGACCTCCATCGAGGTACCCGAGCACTTCGCGAGCGTGCGCACGCACCCCAAGACCGGCCGCCCCGAGACGCTCGGCGTCGTCGGCAGCGACTACCACCCCGTACAGAACGAGGAGCACGCCGAGTTCCTCAACCTGCTTGCCGACGAGTCCGGCGCGCACTTCGAGACCGCCGGGTCCCTCAAGAACGGCCGTCAGGTGTTCCTGACGATGAAGATGCCCCAGGGCATGACGGTTGGGGGCACCGACCGCACGGACCTGTACATCGCGGCTTTTAACAGCCACGACGGAAGCGCAGCGTTCCGTGTCGTCGTGACCCCGATCCGGGTCGTGTGCGCGAACACCCAGCGGGCCGCGATCAACGGGGCCAAGAGCGCGTACACGGTGCGCCACACCGCCGGGGCGAAGGCCCGGATCGCGCAGGCCCGCCAGGCCCTCGGCCTCACGTTCCAGTACGCGGACGAGTTCGAGAAGGCCGCCGAGCGGATGATCCAAGCGGAGATGACGCTCGCTGAGCTGCGCACCGTGGTGGACAAGGTGTTCCCGATGAAGACCGGCGGGAAGCAGGCACTGGCCAACCGGAACGCGCGCTGGGGCAAGATCTCCCATCTCTTCCAGTACGCGGACACGCAGGCTGGCATCAGGGGCACGCGGTGGGCGGGATACAACGCCATCACCGAGTACGTGAACCACGTCGCCCCCGCGCGCGCCAGGACCGAGGCCGACAAGGCCCGCAACCGCGCCGAGCGGATCATCAACGGCAGCGCCGACGCCTACATGGAGCGGGCCTTCGCGCTCACCACGGTCTGA